From the Deinococcus sonorensis KR-87 genome, the window CTTGGAATCGTCCGCACGCGTCTGGGGCGTCCGGATGAAGTTGACAGTCCTGGCGGCGAGATCGACGTCGCTGCTCTGCCAGCCGACGGCCGTCCAGGCCCGGGCCTGTGAATGAGTAACGTCATTGGCCCACCAGGCGCGGTGTTCCTGGGCAGAGTCGGGGAGCGGGAAGCCCAGCAGCTGTTCGATCTGAGTGAACGTCAGGTGGAGCGAGGGTCGATCCTGGGCGTTCAGATGGTCAGCCAGCGGTCCGTATTTGCCCTTAATCGGTGCTACGGAAACGGGAAGCGGGCTGGTGGAGTCTGCAGCGTTAAGCAGGTGCATAAAAGCCTGGAGCACCTCCTGAGGCTGGGCAGGGGTCGTGGTTTCAAGGTTAAGCAGTAGCGTTTCGCCGTCCTTCAGTTGCACAGTCAGTGTGTTCATGCAGACACTATGTCCCTAGATAGACCCTAAAGTCAATAGGGATAAAGGGGGACAATAGGAGTCCGGTTTGGCGCATGGCCTGCGAAAGAGGGATTTATCTGGGTCTGCATGCTCCCCAGGAAAAGGGACTCCCTTTCAAGTTGGGCTCTGGGCTTCTTCCCTGGAACTGAGGTTGACCACGCTCACGCCAAGAAGCCGCACCCGGTGCCCCTCGAGGAGTTCCGGCGTCAACACCTCGGCGGCGCCCTGGGCCAGCTCAGCGGCGGTTGCCAGGGGTTCATCTCGCGTGCGGTGGCGAGTCACGGTCGTCCCGTCCTCGTATCGCAGTTTCAGGACCACCGTCCGCCCGACATACCCCCGCTTCGAGAGCCGCGCCGCCACCTGGGCCGTGATTCCCGGCAGTTCCGCCAGCAGCGCCTCACGGGTCTGAACATCACGCTCAAAGGTCTGCTCCACGCCGATGGACTTCGGCTCCCGGTGAGCTTCCACAGGGCGCTCGTCCACTCCTCTCGCCAGGTCGTACAACCGGGGGGCGAATTTTCCGGCGCCTAGGATGGCCTGAAGTTCAGGCAGCGACCTCGCACGCAGGTCCGCGCCGGTGTGGATCCCCTGCGCTTGGAGTTTTCCTGCAATCACCGGGCCGACGCCGAAGAACTCCTCCACTGGCAGGGCGGCGAGCAGGGCGTCGACCTCCTCAGGGTGGATGACCGTCAGCCCGCCGGGTTTATGCATGCCGCTGCCGTACTTGGCGAGAAACTTGTTCACCGACACGCCGGCCGAGCAGGTTAGTCGTGTTTCGGCCAGGATGTCCGCCTGAATGCTCCGGGCCAGCGCCTCGCCCTGCGCCAGTGCCCGCCCTTCCTTCGTCATATCGAGATATGCCTCGTCGAGCGCGAGCGGCTCGATCTCCTCGGTGTATTGCGCAAAGATGCCGTGAATCTGGGCCGAGACGGCGCGGTACACGTCCATGCGTTGAGGAATCAGGACGATGCCGGGGCAGCGTTGTCGGGCCAGGTGGACGGGCAGGGCGCTGTGGACACCAAAGCCACGGGCGACATAGTTCGCTGTCATGACCACGCCCCGTCGGCCCGGCACGATGACGGCGACGGGTTTTTCTGCCAGGTCCGGCTGATCGCGGATCTCGATCGAGGCGTAGAAGGCGTCCATATCCACGTGCACCACGAGACGGGTCATAGGCCTATTGTCACTGAAGCGATGCTGTCGGGTAGGCGGAGGAGACGGTCTGTGTGTTAAGGATTCTGATGGGGAATACCAGCCGATCGTTCCACTGTACCCAGCCCGGAGACGGCCGCCATCGTGATCCATATCGGTCATCGGAACGAGCTCACGCTGTTCCAGTGCCTTACTGAGTCAGCCCGTCCTCCAGGAACGGGAGCTAATGCGCCAGTTTTCGAGCTCAGCTTCAGAAGCCTGCACTTTTGTGTTTGCGAAAAGTGGTCACACGACAGAAGCGGTGTGTCTTTTCCCTGATCTGCTCCCGAGGTTTGCTCCCGGCCTATGATCAATAACGCGTTCTGGACGAGGTTTCCATGGTGTGCCCGAAAGGAGTTGAACTCTTGGCCTTCTGATCCGTAGATGGAAGCTGTTGCGACGCCGTTGATATCCGTTGATGCCGATCAGCGGCCTGGAGACCGTGTTGATCGCAAGTGCCCTGTCCTGGTCGTCTCCGTTGTTGGCGTTTGGGTGCTCCTGATTTCTGCGCCAATAAGGCACGCACAAGGCACGGCATCCAGCAGTTGCACTTCCGGAGACGGGGATTCGAGCGATCAGAGGCGGCGCTGGACTGCAACAGGCTGGCTGAAAGTTGGTCGGCCGCCTGGAGTACGACTGAAGGCGGTCCATTAACACTTCCATGACGAGTCGAGGTTGAACGAATACGCTAGAGGCGCCCTACCTTGAAAGCCAAGGAGAACCGATGAACCACCCCCCAACTGGCAGGTGATTCAAGAAGCTGCTGAACGCCTCACCCGGCGCGGCCTGACACCTTTCTCCCGGCAGCCTACGATCCTGCCTTCCTGGACACGTTCGCTGATCATTTGATCTCGTAGCGCCAGTTGAGTTGTTTGTAGAGTAATCTATGGCCGTTCGGGGATAGTCTAAGTGGGTGAGAAAAACACTCTTGGTTTCGCTTGGACTCGCGTCCTTCTCTTTCGCAGGATCACAGAGCGCAGAACAGTTGAGGGCATCTATATCGGAGCTACAATCGTTTGCCAGTAGCGACAACACCCTTTGTAATATGATTAGCTTTGCTAACCCCGCTCTAAAAATTCTTGGTGATTATAAAATTCCCTTACCTTCGTACTTTGCTTGGGTCAAAGCAAACACTTTGTTGAAGGGTGTCTCAGGTGATGATATAAAGCCACTTGGTCAAGGATATAATCTGTATCACTTGAAAGATTTTAATGGTAGTATCAAGATGTTTGTATACACCAACGAAATCGACAAAAATAACACTGAGCTTTGCGTTACTTACGTTTTTTAGCTGGAGGTTAATGTGCTGAAAACTGAATATCTTATATAGGATGAAATTTAATTATGAAATCTCAGAAATGTATAGAAAGTGCGGTTGCGGCGGTTCAAGCGTCCATGCGGCTGGTCTGGAATGAGTATGGAAACCTGATTGATCGCAGAGTTAGCGAGCGTAGTGTTGCGCATCGGCTTGCTGTCCACCTGGAAAATTCTATCAAGGTTTCGATATAAATTGTGAGTATAATAGGAATCACAAAAAGCCAAAAACAGTCATGGTTTATGCAGAACACCTCCCAAAAAAGAAACTTAAAGAATTAGTGGATAGGATAATTAAAGCAGAGAAGATGGAGAGGCAAATTGCAGAGGCTATAATGCATTTCCGTATCAGTCCGTATCCTGATATAGTCATACATAAACGTAACAGAAACGACGAGAACGCGGTAATAATCGAAGTAAAGTATAAAGATGATGAAAGAGGGGATGAGGGCAGAGAATATGATAGAGCTAAAATTAAAGCGTTTACAGATTCAGAGCAGACACATAAGTATAAGTGTGGTGTATTTCTAGAAGTATCCTCCCAGGAAGCTATAATTGAGGTTTATAGCAAGGGACAATACGTTCTAACAAGAAGTTTTCAGCGAGGCGCTCAAATCTAATTCTTCTTGAAACCCAACGCTCCTGCTACAATCCCAGCAACTAAATCAAGCACACGATGCCGTGCATATTTTTGTAATACAAACCCGAGGTCAACGAGCACAGACAATCCGCCTGCAGACAAAGGCCTCACTGTGACCGCGCTTCGATCCAGCTGGGAGCAGGTGCTGGCAGCGCCCACCCGCGAGCCCGCGAGCGCTGGACCGCCTGGCTCAAGCACGGCGTGCTGCTCGATGGGCTGCCGGCCGTTCGCCTGAACGACATTGCGGACACCTATTACCTGAAGCTCTCCAGCGCCCACCTGCTGCTGGACGATCAGCCAGTTGCAACGCTCCACAACCCGGCCGCCACCCCACCCGTCGTGCGTGATGGGGACACCGTGTACGTGCCGGTCACGATGATCGGGAGCGTCACGTATGTCGCCGCCACGGGCGACCTCAGCGTCCC encodes:
- the dinB gene encoding DNA polymerase IV; this translates as MTRLVVHVDMDAFYASIEIRDQPDLAEKPVAVIVPGRRGVVMTANYVARGFGVHSALPVHLARQRCPGIVLIPQRMDVYRAVSAQIHGIFAQYTEEIEPLALDEAYLDMTKEGRALAQGEALARSIQADILAETRLTCSAGVSVNKFLAKYGSGMHKPGGLTVIHPEEVDALLAALPVEEFFGVGPVIAGKLQAQGIHTGADLRARSLPELQAILGAGKFAPRLYDLARGVDERPVEAHREPKSIGVEQTFERDVQTREALLAELPGITAQVAARLSKRGYVGRTVVLKLRYEDGTTVTRHRTRDEPLATAAELAQGAAEVLTPELLEGHRVRLLGVSVVNLSSREEAQSPT
- a CDS encoding DUF7662 domain-containing protein, encoding MNTLTVQLKDGETLLLNLETTTPAQPQEVLQAFMHLLNAADSTSPLPVSVAPIKGKYGPLADHLNAQDRPSLHLTFTQIEQLLGFPLPDSAQEHRAWWANDVTHSQARAWTAVGWQSSDVDLAARTVNFIRTPQTRADDSKTRRSTKGVNLVVGGIRVPLTRGRQSD